A region from the Onychostoma macrolepis isolate SWU-2019 chromosome 18, ASM1243209v1, whole genome shotgun sequence genome encodes:
- the LOC131523953 gene encoding uncharacterized protein LOC131523953 isoform X2 — translation MEFDLTTFTLSPTTEVFERCRKKDLLLIADFYDVRVKKETTKQVIKKELYDKLVEDGILAGDSEKEKSQGGAHMDFSEAEQVRFDPRLEIRLRELDLEIKKQECESQMIRLRVIEAEREREVQLRTLDREALKPVPVPRSRLPESPGLPSSVPASNVSAFDISKYVKLVPPFREAEVDAYFVAFERIAGKLNWPKDMWALLLQCSLVGKAQEVSSALSLEDSLDYDVVKATVLRVYELVPEAYRQRFRSHTKTSRQTYVEFGREKRALFEKWCLSSKTDSFEQLCELVLLEDFKKSIPEKVVQHLNEQKVIALAEAAVSADEFVLTHRKFFLQELPTPNFSAGADKFMGEESPSQTFSRSWKNGVRPKMTGKYSARQGDRRACFYCLDPGHLISECREWNKKNVKTKSVALTQTLPGLREAEVSGYEPFILNGQVSISDSQLTHVSILRDTGSFQSFVLESVLPFSENSYTGTDVLVRGIEMGCVQVPLHEVDLKSDLVSGMVKLGVRKQLPVAGVHIILGNDLAGGKVFSSPVVMHKPMVKEQPDLGVQFPAAFPACAVTRAQVQKFPDVVNLSDLFLNTDSKTEESESGDVSKVTETSLILETQLNVGKEKLAAEQKSDISLTECVKAAVNVKDRADAKDPLFADPTIHLKDCENVTEPPVTVSTK, via the coding sequence atggaatTTGATTTAACAACCTTTACTCTTTCTCCTACCACAGAGGTTTTTGAACGATGCAGGAAAAAAGATCTATTATTGATAGCAGATTTTTATGATGTTCGGGTGAAGAAAGAGACTACTAAGCAAGTTATAAAAAAAGAGTTGTATGACAAGCTAGTAGAGGATGGTATTTTGGCAGGGGATTCGGAAAAGGAGAAATCTCAGGGTGGTGCGCATATGGATTTTTCAGAGGCGGAGCAGGTGCGATTTGATCCCAGATTGGAGATTAGACTTCGTGAATTAGacttagaaataaaaaaacaagaatgTGAGTCTCAAATGATTAGGCTGCGTGTGATAGAGGCGGAGAGGGAGCGTGAAGTTCAGTTGCGTACGTTAGATCGAGAAGCATTGAAGCCGGTGCCCGTACCTCGTTCTCGACTACCTGAGTCCCCAGGTTTACCTAGCTCCGTTCCAGCTTctaatgtttctgcatttgacattagTAAATATGTTAAACTCGTGCCTCCTTTCAGAGAAGCTGAAGTTGATGCTTATTTTGTAGCCTTTGAGCGAATAGCTGGTAAGCTCAACTGGCCGAAAGACATGTGGGCGTTATTACTTCAGTGTAGTCTCGTGGGTAAGGCACAAGAAGTTAGCTCAGCGTTAAGTCTGGAGGATTCGCTTGATTATGATGTGGTAAAGGCGACAGTGCTCCGCGTATACGAGTTAGTTCCCGAAGCGTATCGCCAGAGGTTTCGATCTCATACGAAGACATCCAGACAAACGTATGTTGAGTTTGGAAGAGAGAAGAGAGCGTTGTTTGAAAAATGGTGCCTTTCTAGTAAAACTGACTCTTTTGAACAACTTTGTGAATTGGTATTGCTAGAGGATTTTAAAAAGAGTATTCCAGAAAAAGTTGTGCAGCATTTAAATGAACAGAAAGTAATCGCGCTTGCCGAGGCCGCGGTATCCGCTGATGAATTTGTGCTTACGCATCGTAAGTTTTTTTTGCAAGAGTTACCAACTCCTAATTTTTCGGCAGGCGCTGATAAATTTATGGGGGAGGAGTCCCCTTCTCAAACTTTTTCTCGCTCGTGGAAAAACGGTGTTCGTCCAAAAATGACTGGCAAATATTCGGCGCGTCAAGGAGACAGGCGGGCTTGTTTTTACTGCTTGGATCCTGGTCATTTAATTTCCGAGTGTAGGGAATGGAATAAAAAGAATGTGAAAACAAAAAGTGTAGCACTCACGCAGACGCTGCCAGGGTTGCGAGAGGCTGAAGTGTCTGGTTATGAACCTTTTATTCTAAATGGGCAGGTGTCAATTTCTGATTCGCAGCTTACGCATGTGTCGATCTTGCGAGATACGGGATCTTTTCAGTCATTCGTATTAGAGAGTGTTTTACCTTTCTCTGAAAATTCTTATACCGGTACTGATGTGTTAGTGCGAGGTATAGAAATGGGCTGTGTACAGGTACCTTTACACGAAGTGGACTTGAAATCGGATCTTGTCTCTGGCATGGTTAAGTTAGGTGTTCGCAAACAGTTGCCTGTTGCTGGAGTACATATTATTCTAGGAAATGATCTTGCAGGGGGCAAAGTTTTTTCTAGTCCAGTAGTAATGCATAAACCCATGGTTAAGGAGCAGCCCGACCTAGGTGTTCAGTTCCCTGCTGCTTTTCCGGCATGTGCAGTGACACGGGCTCAAGTTCAAAAGTTTCCCGATGTTGTTAATCTCtctgatttgtttttaaacacaGATTCCAAGACTGAAGAGTCAGAGTCAGGTGACGTGAGCAAAGTGACAGAGACTTCACTGATTCTTGAAACTCAGCTTAATGTTGGAAAGGAGAAGTTGGCAGCTGAGCAAAAATCAGATATTTCCTTGACAGAGTGTGTTAAGGCAGCAGTCAACGTGAAAGACAGAGCGGATGCAAAA